Proteins from one Myxococcales bacterium genomic window:
- a CDS encoding SUMF1/EgtB/PvdO family nonheme iron enzyme: MRRRASTFSLLFIVVAAVGCQKVWGFEDFEEGAATGGAGGGGTGGATGGSGGTAGATGGSAGAAPCTDGSAPAGMLGVHTQAGTCVWIDPKEVTRTEYDTFRLAAVVPTGVCGWNTSLDAPEKKQTTTPCLGPGETSDAGAGADAASLPGDEPVTCIDWCDAFSFCAAAGKTLCPGTFNQPKAGAWYDVCSSNGKNDYPYAGSYQSNYCNDSSVAAKSLVSTGSKTECKTPSGAFDMVGNASEWLDACTGTTQSDSCDTRGGSYNDNSGLATCAGSVGVKKETGLPTLGFRCCWLPK; the protein is encoded by the coding sequence ATGCGCCGGCGAGCCAGCACGTTCAGTCTACTGTTCATCGTGGTCGCTGCGGTCGGATGTCAGAAGGTCTGGGGCTTCGAAGATTTCGAGGAGGGTGCGGCTACGGGCGGAGCAGGTGGAGGCGGGACCGGCGGCGCCACCGGTGGAAGCGGCGGGACGGCCGGAGCGACCGGGGGAAGCGCCGGCGCGGCACCGTGTACGGACGGCAGCGCACCTGCCGGCATGCTCGGTGTGCACACCCAAGCTGGCACTTGTGTGTGGATCGATCCGAAGGAAGTGACGCGCACCGAATATGACACCTTCAGGCTTGCCGCGGTGGTTCCGACCGGAGTCTGCGGCTGGAACACGAGCCTCGACGCGCCAGAGAAGAAACAGACCACCACTCCTTGCCTGGGACCGGGCGAGACGAGCGACGCAGGCGCCGGAGCGGACGCAGCGTCACTCCCCGGCGACGAGCCGGTGACCTGCATCGATTGGTGCGACGCATTCTCGTTCTGCGCCGCCGCCGGCAAGACACTGTGTCCGGGCACGTTCAACCAGCCGAAGGCCGGAGCGTGGTACGACGTCTGCTCGTCCAACGGGAAGAACGACTACCCCTACGCTGGGAGCTACCAGTCGAACTACTGCAACGACAGCTCCGTGGCGGCAAAGAGCCTCGTCTCCACGGGTAGCAAGACCGAGTGCAAGACGCCGAGCGGAGCCTTCGACATGGTCGGCAACGCAAGCGAATGGCTCGATGCATGTACTGGCACGACCCAGTCCGACAGCTGCGACACGCGGGGTGGGAGCTACAACGACAATTCCGGTCTCGCCACCTGCGCTGGCTCTGTGGGTGTCAAGAAGGAGACTGGCCTGCCGACCCTCGGCTTCCGCTGCTGCTGGCTGCCGAAGTGA
- a CDS encoding HNH endonuclease, producing MRAPLSLTALTDDELIAHLPEARRAERRAVARVIAYLGEVERRKLYLGQACSSMFAYCTERLGYSENEAQTRIAVARACLRFPEAMADLKAGALHLTGLWLLAPHLTDENVSALLSEARGKSRRQIEALLARRFPKPDVLPSITPLGGRTMLEQGDTGPGAPVAQGGATPGASASARPRVEPLSATSFRVEFTASAALRDKLERARDLLSHAEPGGDLAAIIERAIDELIAVETKRRSGAGKPRKRRETKPGSRHVPVDVQRAVRERDADRCTFRDAEGRRCSETRFLTIEHIVPFAKGGPTTVDNCCLLCSAHNSYRARQVFGDEHIQNEIAGARARRKENSTPAKPALAPAPAPAVAPELEVFEKVRSALVLSGFKRAQARHAVEQVRLRGVEPRVEPLLRAAIAALTP from the coding sequence ATGCGCGCGCCCCTCTCGCTCACTGCTCTCACCGATGACGAGCTCATCGCTCACTTGCCGGAGGCCCGCCGCGCCGAGCGCCGCGCCGTCGCCCGGGTCATCGCCTACCTCGGCGAGGTCGAGCGGCGGAAGTTGTATCTCGGTCAAGCCTGCTCCTCGATGTTCGCGTACTGCACGGAGCGGCTCGGGTACTCCGAAAACGAGGCGCAGACGCGCATCGCCGTCGCCCGGGCTTGCCTTCGGTTTCCCGAGGCGATGGCCGACCTCAAGGCCGGCGCGCTCCACCTGACCGGCCTCTGGCTGCTCGCGCCCCACCTCACGGACGAAAACGTGAGCGCGCTGCTCAGCGAGGCCCGGGGCAAGAGCCGCCGCCAAATCGAGGCGCTGCTCGCGCGCCGCTTCCCCAAGCCGGACGTGCTCCCGAGCATCACGCCGTTGGGGGGACGCACCATGCTCGAGCAAGGTGACACGGGGCCCGGCGCCCCGGTCGCCCAGGGCGGCGCGACCCCGGGCGCTTCGGCGAGCGCCCGGCCTCGGGTCGAGCCGCTCTCGGCGACGAGCTTCCGCGTGGAGTTCACGGCCAGCGCGGCGCTCAGGGACAAGCTCGAGCGCGCTCGAGACCTGCTCAGCCACGCCGAGCCGGGCGGGGATCTCGCCGCCATCATCGAGCGGGCCATCGACGAGCTCATCGCCGTCGAGACCAAGCGTCGCTCGGGCGCGGGCAAGCCGCGCAAGCGTCGCGAGACGAAGCCGGGCTCGCGGCACGTGCCCGTCGATGTCCAGCGCGCCGTCCGGGAGCGGGACGCTGACCGGTGCACCTTCCGCGATGCTGAGGGGCGGCGATGTTCAGAGACCCGTTTCCTGACCATCGAGCACATCGTTCCCTTCGCGAAGGGCGGGCCGACGACCGTGGACAACTGCTGCCTGCTCTGCTCGGCTCACAACTCATACCGAGCGCGACAGGTGTTCGGCGACGAGCACATCCAGAACGAGATCGCGGGGGCTCGCGCTCGCCGCAAGGAGAACAGCACGCCCGCGAAGCCGGCACTCGCGCCAGCGCCAGCACCTGCCGTCGCGCCCGAGCTCGAGGTGTTCGAGAAGGTGCGCTCGGCGCTGGTGCTCTCGGGGTTCAAGCGGGCCCAGGCACGGCACGCTGTCGAGCAGGTGCGACTGCGCGGGGTCGAGCCTCGGGTCGAACCCCTGCTTCGCGCCGCCATCGCCGCGCTCACACCCTGA
- a CDS encoding protein kinase, translated as MELLTHEAQKRVGKVLRDRWTIDALIGVGGMAAVYKATHRNGNEVAIKVLHSDISDNDTIRKRFQREGYVANRVKHRGAVTVFDDDTTEDGCAFLVMELLTGENVEARRERLGGFVPLPEVLGIADQVLEVLAAAHAQGIVHRDIKPENLFLTGEGVVKVLDFGIARLQAGGHGTNLTMAGAMIGTPGFMSPEQAAGRGDEIDAKTDIWGLGATLFTLLCGRQVHEAETLGEALILVAAKPARSLSSVLPDLDSDVVALVDKALAFKRDARWPDAVTMQRQLRRTSNRVLGREHASSNHAVDLRPSRPPPVSVGPDSEAATLILQVPDEPADAVAPVSTAPVSEEPPTRVRVLPAPVPDPAPEPDNNGVAELGPRPHLATEAQGPEARLIAIAAFAGILLLVVIALGLSVAALARRRQVTPVDSGRGATTIPSVDLVPLPPPEPEPVLEPVPETDAGAAVNPDASVLSEPLVAPSEDAGADADASVDAPAKPPPRRPRRYRKKPRPVK; from the coding sequence ATGGAACTTCTGACCCATGAAGCCCAAAAGCGCGTGGGCAAGGTACTCCGCGACCGCTGGACCATCGACGCACTGATCGGCGTTGGCGGGATGGCCGCGGTCTACAAAGCGACGCATCGCAACGGCAATGAAGTCGCGATCAAGGTGCTGCACTCGGACATCTCGGACAACGACACGATCCGCAAGCGCTTCCAGCGCGAGGGCTACGTGGCGAACCGCGTGAAACACCGCGGCGCGGTCACGGTCTTCGACGACGACACCACGGAGGACGGTTGTGCGTTCCTGGTGATGGAGCTGTTGACGGGCGAAAACGTCGAGGCGCGGCGCGAACGACTGGGCGGTTTTGTCCCGCTGCCCGAGGTGTTGGGCATCGCCGACCAGGTGCTCGAGGTGCTCGCGGCGGCCCACGCTCAGGGCATCGTCCACCGCGACATCAAGCCCGAGAACCTGTTTCTCACCGGCGAGGGGGTGGTGAAGGTCCTCGATTTCGGCATCGCGCGCCTGCAGGCCGGCGGTCACGGCACGAACCTCACCATGGCCGGCGCCATGATCGGCACGCCGGGTTTCATGTCGCCGGAACAAGCTGCCGGACGGGGCGACGAGATCGACGCCAAGACCGACATCTGGGGCCTCGGCGCGACGCTCTTCACGCTGCTCTGCGGTCGGCAGGTGCACGAGGCCGAGACCCTCGGAGAGGCGTTGATCCTGGTTGCGGCGAAGCCGGCTCGTTCGCTCTCGAGTGTGCTTCCGGATCTGGACTCCGACGTCGTCGCGCTGGTGGACAAGGCCCTCGCGTTCAAGAGAGACGCGCGCTGGCCAGACGCGGTGACGATGCAGCGGCAGCTCCGGCGCACCTCCAACCGCGTGCTCGGGCGCGAGCACGCGAGCTCGAACCACGCCGTCGATTTGCGCCCGTCGAGGCCGCCACCGGTCAGCGTCGGTCCCGACTCGGAGGCCGCGACGTTGATCTTGCAGGTGCCCGATGAGCCAGCCGACGCGGTCGCTCCGGTCTCCACGGCACCCGTTTCGGAGGAGCCGCCTACCCGCGTGAGGGTGTTACCGGCGCCGGTACCGGACCCTGCACCGGAGCCCGACAACAATGGCGTCGCAGAGCTCGGCCCGCGACCGCACCTCGCGACGGAGGCGCAGGGACCCGAGGCGCGCCTGATCGCCATCGCGGCGTTCGCCGGCATCTTGCTGCTGGTGGTGATCGCGCTCGGGCTATCGGTCGCGGCGCTGGCGCGCAGGCGGCAGGTCACGCCGGTTGATTCGGGACGCGGCGCGACGACGATCCCCAGTGTCGATCTGGTCCCGCTGCCCCCGCCCGAGCCCGAGCCAGTACTCGAGCCCGTGCCCGAAACGGACGCCGGCGCGGCGGTCAATCCGGACGCGAGCGTGCTCTCGGAGCCCCTCGTTGCGCCGAGCGAGGACGCCGGGGCGGATGCGGACGCATCGGTCGACGCTCCGGCAAAACCCCCACCCCGCCGCCCGCGCCGTTATCGGAAGAAGCCAAGACCCGTGAAGTGA